In the genome of Rhodamnia argentea isolate NSW1041297 chromosome 3, ASM2092103v1, whole genome shotgun sequence, one region contains:
- the LOC115726342 gene encoding F-box protein SKIP19-like has product MATDDPTSRNWLELPREIATTILLKLGAIEILTTAQMVCTSWRSICKDPAMWQSIDMRNTGDFLEMDLDLELMCRHAIDRSHGGCVDINIEYFGTDELLKYTTDRCNHIRRLRLVWCNNISDEGLSQAATKLPLLEVLELSYCSFSKESLETVGQCCPLLKSFKLNSRGYKCPHIECDEEAQAIAKNMHGLRHLQLFGNKITNEGLKAVLDSCPHLEYLDLRQCFNVNLGCDLGKRCTEQIKDLRRPYDPTDDYEFDATINDDDSFDDDYPSGFSDIALSDYDNYYEFSDYDDFTIYGFDYD; this is encoded by the exons ATGGCGACCGACGATCCTACGTCGCGCAACTGGCTGGAGCTGCCGAGGGAGATCGCGACGACGATCCTCCTGAAGCTCGGCGCCATAGAGATCCTCACCACCGCACAGATGGTGTGCACCTCCTGGCGCTCCATCTGCAAGGACCCCGCGATGTGGCAATCCATCGACATGCGCAACACGGGGGACTTCTTGGAGATGGACCTCGACCTCGAGCTCATGTGCCGCCACGCCATCGACCGCAGCCACGGCGGCTGCGTCGACATCAACATCGAGTACTTCGGCACCGACGAACTCCTCAAGTACACCACCGACCG GTGCAATCATATTAGACGTCTACGACTTGTATGGTGCAATAACATTTCGGACGAGGGTCTGTCTCAAGCAGCCACAAAACTTCCTTTGCTGGAGGTCCTTGAATTATCTTATTGCTCATTCTCGAAGGAATCCCTAGAGACTGTTGGCCAATGTTGTCCCCTTCTGAAATCCTTCAAATTGAATAGCCGGGGATATAAATGTCCACACATAGAATGTGATGAGGAGGCACAAGCTATAGCGAAAAACATGCATGGATTACGCCACCTCCAACTCTTTGGGAATAAGATTACAAATGAAGGTCTGAAGGCAGTTCTCGACAGTTGTCCTCATCTTGAGTATCTTGACTTGCGCCAGTGCTTCAATGTTAATCTGGGGTGCGATTTGGGAAAAAGATGCACCGAACAGATCAAAGATTTAAGGCGTCCATATGACCCCACAGATGACTATGAATTTGACGCTACAATTAACGATGATGACTCCTTTGATGATGATTACCCATCTGGGTTTTCTGACATCGCTTTGTCTGATTATGACAACTACTATGAATTCTCTGACTATGACGACTTCACTATATATGGGTTTGACTATGATTAG